A genomic region of Catalinimonas niigatensis contains the following coding sequences:
- a CDS encoding type VI secretion system baseplate subunit TssK — MHPNLRKASVNWIDGMKVNKKHFQQTEDWALDHLKDIVALSLTDHNYGLLPGSEDIDASLDYQIEVEQTQFIKITLMACRAITRGGVRIEITPYVSKQFSLGKSHLEVVFDLKGTSNQQYDIVVTVDPFTRVAAGDPDPEEHPLRHPSSLPKYSVDVIPSNHINTEEFSTYHLTIGKFRVVAGEVQNENYIPPCTRISSHPTLLEFYRDFEKQLNEAKQHLTQYIKKSRSLGSHSENHNVLTLTESMLMNIAVFEDEFQMEIPNQSPSYLYIYFKRLIRLISTELNCMPEDERLMVYNTFNQSFTAGTFENVISSVLHLKYTHRDIFQVMDKLFQETSRLMEIISRLPFTSQSSGQHYQKQEEIPAPEKPRTSGAKIFRGGQQIKR, encoded by the coding sequence ATGCATCCTAACCTAAGAAAAGCCTCAGTCAATTGGATAGATGGAATGAAGGTGAACAAAAAACACTTTCAACAAACGGAAGACTGGGCTTTGGACCATCTCAAAGACATCGTTGCCCTCAGCCTTACTGACCATAACTATGGCCTGTTGCCAGGTTCGGAAGACATAGACGCATCTCTTGATTATCAAATAGAAGTAGAGCAGACGCAATTTATTAAGATCACGCTCATGGCTTGCAGGGCCATTACGAGGGGCGGGGTGCGTATAGAAATCACGCCCTATGTAAGCAAGCAATTCAGCCTTGGCAAAAGTCATCTCGAAGTAGTTTTTGACCTGAAAGGCACCTCGAATCAACAGTATGATATTGTCGTTACGGTTGATCCTTTCACCAGAGTCGCTGCTGGTGATCCTGATCCTGAGGAGCACCCTTTGCGCCACCCATCCAGCCTTCCCAAATATTCGGTGGATGTCATCCCCTCCAATCATATCAACACCGAAGAGTTCAGCACTTATCACCTTACCATCGGTAAGTTCCGGGTGGTGGCCGGAGAAGTTCAGAATGAAAACTACATCCCTCCCTGTACCAGAATAAGCAGCCATCCTACACTCCTTGAGTTTTATCGTGACTTTGAGAAGCAACTCAATGAAGCCAAACAGCACCTGACACAATACATCAAAAAAAGCCGTTCTTTGGGTAGTCATTCCGAAAACCATAACGTATTGACGCTTACTGAGAGCATGCTGATGAACATAGCTGTTTTTGAAGATGAATTCCAGATGGAGATACCCAACCAGTCGCCATCCTATTTGTATATCTATTTTAAAAGGTTGATCAGACTCATCTCTACTGAGTTAAATTGTATGCCCGAAGATGAGAGATTGATGGTATACAATACATTCAACCAAAGCTTTACAGCAGGTACTTTTGAAAATGTCATCTCTTCAGTACTCCACCTGAAATACACACATAGAGATATTTTTCAGGTCATGGACAAGTTATTCCAGGAGACATCCAGGCTGATGGAGATCATTTCCAGGCTTCCCTTTACCAGCCAAAGTTCTGGTCAGCATTATCAAAAACAAGAAGAAATTCCAGCACCGGAAAAGCCCAGAACCAGTGGCGCCAAAATTTTCCGGGGAGGCCAACAAATAAAACGATAG
- a CDS encoding PAAR domain-containing protein has protein sequence MSKPAARIGDMHTCPMVTPGLPPVPHVGGPIIGPGVPTVLICNIPAAVMGDMCTCVGPPDSIILGSVTVMIGGKPAARMGDSTAHGGVIVLGAPTVLIGG, from the coding sequence ATGAGTAAACCAGCTGCAAGAATAGGCGATATGCATACCTGTCCTATGGTAACTCCCGGCTTACCACCAGTTCCGCACGTCGGAGGTCCGATTATTGGTCCTGGAGTACCTACCGTATTGATCTGCAACATACCTGCCGCAGTGATGGGAGATATGTGCACCTGTGTTGGCCCTCCCGATAGTATTATTCTGGGATCAGTCACTGTTATGATCGGTGGCAAACCTGCCGCACGGATGGGTGATTCTACCGCTCATGGAGGTGTTATTGTACTCGGTGCACCCACCGTGCTGATTGGGGGGTAA
- a CDS encoding M91 family zinc metallopeptidase has protein sequence MAFDTPTQYPGIIIRMQSANDSVLFPTLVNQALATIARTPTGSKLLNGIASRAGQQKFGYTVCIMRADMTYDKGCVTGWLGTNVAKRGQETEATTLGVGSVTAVKYNANMINSPDGARPSWVGLAHELIHAYYNLKGKGLPTGMLMNVKGTVEQEELATVGIGPGPQRSINENKIRHEARIPLRTTYGGK, from the coding sequence ATGGCTTTTGATACTCCAACCCAATATCCCGGAATCATTATCCGGATGCAAAGTGCTAATGATAGCGTATTGTTCCCTACCCTGGTAAACCAGGCCTTGGCAACGATTGCAAGAACACCCACTGGCAGCAAATTACTGAATGGTATAGCCAGCCGTGCAGGACAACAAAAGTTTGGCTATACAGTATGTATTATGAGAGCCGATATGACTTATGATAAAGGTTGTGTAACCGGTTGGCTTGGAACAAATGTAGCTAAACGCGGACAGGAAACGGAGGCTACAACACTCGGTGTGGGATCGGTCACAGCGGTGAAGTATAATGCCAATATGATTAATTCGCCTGACGGGGCAAGACCCTCATGGGTTGGCTTGGCTCACGAACTCATTCACGCTTACTATAATCTAAAAGGAAAAGGTTTACCAACAGGCATGTTAATGAATGTCAAAGGAACGGTAGAACAAGAAGAGCTGGCAACAGTAGGTATTGGACCAGGCCCCCAACGTAGCATCAACGAAAATAAAATAAGACATGAGGCCCGTATTCCACTTCGAACAACATATGGAGGTAAATAA
- a CDS encoding type VI secretion system baseplate subunit TssG, whose protein sequence is MDISTKETNTSLKELPVKLKLDLYVEVVIASLIEQGKINPEKLYIKPQGSFSRNYQADLAKVEVIEDRKLEQSAVYVHVNREGIYDMLPEGLFHKNLRKTKHIDTEESVKELKLHREEEKSARKFFLPLEQMFYQQRIMIEIEEQKSLIGLSEAIVDELITDFWQIPIRLDYYQSLCLAYMLPIMHTIVGNTDLTAQCLSILLQVPVSLESNVAKSESLTLAYNRLGSFCLGDNFLLDDMYVPELDSITISIGPLEGLSILDFLPHRQQQDYLDFLVSYFIPAELDWEIDIIVNPAQETFRLGDVSEKGLLNYTTVI, encoded by the coding sequence ATGGATATCAGCACTAAAGAAACAAACACATCACTCAAAGAACTGCCGGTAAAGCTTAAACTTGATCTGTATGTAGAAGTTGTCATTGCTTCGCTGATAGAGCAGGGTAAAATAAATCCTGAAAAATTATACATCAAACCTCAGGGTTCTTTCTCCAGAAACTATCAGGCTGACCTGGCCAAAGTAGAAGTGATAGAAGATAGAAAGTTGGAACAATCTGCTGTTTACGTTCATGTCAATCGAGAAGGGATTTATGATATGCTACCGGAGGGGCTCTTTCACAAAAACCTGAGAAAGACCAAGCATATTGATACCGAAGAGTCGGTAAAGGAGCTTAAGCTACATCGGGAAGAAGAGAAAAGTGCCAGGAAGTTTTTCCTTCCACTGGAGCAAATGTTCTATCAGCAGAGGATTATGATTGAGATAGAAGAACAGAAATCCCTGATTGGGCTTTCAGAAGCTATTGTTGATGAGCTGATCACTGATTTTTGGCAAATTCCAATCCGATTGGATTATTACCAATCCTTATGTCTGGCGTATATGCTACCCATCATGCATACTATCGTAGGGAATACAGACCTGACAGCACAGTGCCTGAGCATTCTCTTACAAGTACCGGTATCTTTAGAAAGCAATGTAGCCAAGTCCGAATCGCTTACTTTGGCTTATAACAGGCTGGGCAGTTTCTGTCTGGGTGATAATTTTCTGCTGGACGATATGTACGTGCCGGAACTGGACAGCATTACGATCAGTATCGGTCCATTAGAAGGGCTGTCTATTCTTGATTTTCTACCCCATAGGCAGCAACAGGATTATCTTGATTTTTTAGTTTCCTACTTTATTCCGGCGGAGCTTGATTGGGAAATAGACATCATCGTAAATCCTGCACAAGAAACCTTCAGATTAGGCGATGTTTCTGAAAAAGGATTGTTAAATTATACGACAGTTATTTAA
- a CDS encoding PP2C family protein-serine/threonine phosphatase: protein MDKTTISYFGATDVGMIRDHNEDTFILIDLTDVSGRDFGLVAMVADGMGGANAGEVASDIACRVVEDRYLKLQQMPDNHRDVEKYLKNLILEAHYQILEHAKLHPECQGMGTTAVIAWIIEDHLHLAWCGDSRAYVYQKQQHSSLSPLTDDHSFVWEMVKRGELTPEEARVHPQSNIILQVLGSTDSKPSPSYLSKPLEKGETIMLCSDGLNGMLSDTHIQQILEKETEAEACTNVLIEAAKQAGGTDNITVILGEVKSVGKGKVTKKGGSHLLKSRWFIFLGLAILLTILLIVIITSWRENAAALLDEHEQEHFESDANQQVTEAGLPQKLSTATEKSKTNVTSQAAKVTNNTSAVSSEAFDFYAELQKLNNTFEHKVITGKQLLDGCESCNHDADLESFNSVIASTEVYLKNQLDLAKEREQVTAGARRQLLEISESLNIMYDQRKIFSDTREEQKYMVALLENIVLKISEEMDKFTTKVEEKK, encoded by the coding sequence GTGGATAAAACAACAATAAGCTATTTTGGAGCTACCGATGTAGGCATGATCAGAGACCATAATGAGGATACTTTTATCCTGATTGACCTTACAGATGTTAGTGGCCGCGACTTTGGACTGGTGGCTATGGTAGCAGATGGAATGGGAGGCGCCAATGCCGGAGAAGTGGCCTCCGATATTGCTTGCAGAGTGGTAGAAGACCGGTATCTGAAATTACAGCAAATGCCAGATAACCACCGGGATGTAGAAAAATATTTGAAGAACCTGATCCTTGAAGCGCATTACCAGATTCTGGAACATGCAAAACTACATCCGGAATGTCAGGGCATGGGCACTACCGCTGTGATTGCCTGGATCATTGAAGACCACCTTCACCTTGCCTGGTGCGGAGATAGCAGGGCTTATGTGTATCAAAAGCAGCAACACTCCTCTTTGTCTCCTCTCACCGATGATCATTCCTTCGTGTGGGAAATGGTGAAGCGTGGTGAGCTTACGCCCGAAGAGGCAAGGGTGCACCCGCAAAGCAATATCATTTTGCAAGTATTAGGCAGTACGGATTCCAAACCTTCTCCCTCCTACCTCAGCAAACCACTGGAGAAAGGTGAAACAATCATGTTGTGTAGCGATGGGCTCAATGGTATGCTCAGCGATACCCATATACAGCAGATTCTGGAGAAAGAAACAGAAGCAGAAGCGTGTACTAATGTTCTGATTGAAGCCGCCAAACAAGCGGGCGGTACAGACAATATTACCGTGATATTAGGAGAGGTAAAATCCGTAGGAAAAGGGAAAGTCACAAAAAAGGGAGGTTCACATCTATTGAAAAGCAGATGGTTTATTTTTCTGGGTTTGGCGATACTTCTAACGATTTTACTCATTGTAATCATTACCTCATGGCGAGAGAATGCTGCCGCTTTATTAGATGAGCATGAGCAGGAACACTTTGAATCAGATGCCAACCAACAGGTCACAGAGGCTGGCTTGCCACAAAAACTAAGTACCGCAACAGAAAAAAGTAAAACTAATGTTACCTCTCAGGCTGCAAAGGTTACTAACAACACGAGTGCTGTGAGTTCAGAAGCATTTGATTTTTATGCGGAACTGCAAAAGCTTAACAACACTTTTGAGCACAAAGTCATTACAGGCAAGCAACTTTTGGATGGCTGCGAGTCCTGTAATCATGATGCCGATCTGGAAAGCTTTAATAGCGTAATAGCATCTACCGAGGTGTACCTCAAAAACCAGTTGGACCTGGCAAAAGAGCGTGAGCAGGTGACGGCAGGCGCTCGTCGGCAACTACTGGAAATAAGTGAGTCACTGAATATCATGTATGATCAACGCAAAATCTTTAGTGATACCCGAGAAGAACAAAAATATATGGTGGCTCTTTTGGAAAATATAGTTCTAAAAATAAGTGAAGAGATGGATAAGTTTACAACCAAAGTTGAGGAGAAAAAATAA
- a CDS encoding FHA domain-containing protein — translation MRNPFRIKGFKSKKQEEEPEQKPIKEPWKKNQEEKSATRSNKTIIGKRPDEGFLHKKDDRSSFGSGYQCPECSYPLSLQVSVQSPCPNCGNSGEKQVAPSAKTTINFGRLNFGQLSGERKFTLENESSPDMSVSADLGEVDEIVLGREELEPNNSSISGSGHIQLREQKGRWYVKDMSSNGATFIQASTYLPVYEGIRIILGNRIFRVSTGSGTPPPVTGNKTMQFGQFNLAGAQSNSLTLFDEINGLAKNYSGEQIELNRFSIDPDEQSISSKLHALIENRQGNWMIIDKSSNQATFVQVLNEMHIQDQTRLILGNKVFRFKQG, via the coding sequence ATGAGAAATCCATTCAGAATTAAAGGCTTTAAGTCAAAAAAACAGGAAGAAGAACCTGAACAAAAGCCTATCAAAGAACCTTGGAAAAAGAACCAGGAAGAAAAGTCAGCGACACGCTCTAATAAAACCATCATTGGCAAAAGACCGGATGAAGGTTTTCTACATAAAAAAGATGACCGATCCTCTTTTGGCAGTGGTTATCAGTGTCCTGAATGTTCTTATCCTTTGAGCTTACAGGTTTCAGTTCAATCGCCCTGTCCTAATTGCGGTAATTCCGGGGAAAAGCAAGTGGCTCCTTCGGCCAAAACCACCATTAATTTTGGTAGACTGAATTTCGGGCAGCTTTCCGGAGAAAGAAAGTTTACCTTAGAGAATGAGTCCTCCCCTGATATGTCTGTAAGCGCTGACCTGGGCGAAGTAGATGAGATTGTACTGGGCAGAGAAGAGCTTGAACCCAACAACTCCAGCATTTCAGGGAGTGGACATATTCAGCTCAGAGAGCAGAAAGGCAGGTGGTACGTCAAAGATATGAGCTCCAACGGTGCCACATTTATACAGGCCTCTACTTATCTGCCCGTATACGAAGGAATCAGAATCATATTGGGCAACAGGATTTTCAGGGTATCTACAGGTTCCGGTACCCCCCCTCCCGTCACCGGCAACAAAACCATGCAATTTGGTCAGTTTAACCTGGCGGGTGCCCAGTCAAATTCACTTACCCTATTTGACGAAATAAACGGTTTGGCTAAGAATTATAGTGGTGAGCAGATTGAGTTGAACCGCTTCAGCATTGATCCGGATGAGCAAAGTATTTCAAGTAAGCTGCATGCACTGATCGAGAACCGACAGGGGAACTGGATGATTATAGACAAAAGCTCTAACCAGGCAACCTTTGTACAGGTACTCAATGAAATGCATATCCAGGACCAGACCCGATTAATCTTAGGCAATAAAGTTTTCAGGTTCAAGCAGGGTTAG
- a CDS encoding FHA domain-containing protein, with protein sequence MSRATQSFKTGMSFIGGGEVPSYSLEYLTPSPGHPVGSHETIVVPYIEIGRSSQCAVRLSEEVGTVSRFHASLLRRGKNFYINNLSRSNPTLVNGKPIQEETELANGDEIQFSYEGPKIRFNVNPAGATSMGITKRVNLVVNQAVRPYRTTVFSLLALLIIGAGITIFFIYQLNQETDTLAVQAEKLEGKNASLSDSLAMTIRANEELKQKIMADKQQMETELQATVAEFKSKQQKVVQVEMVKAPNPEELVAQAIAEVKGSVFYMGIKNVKAEMEGEVLIDEPFTENCHCTGFLLNDGKFLTARHCIEMYLYESNELNLLASLGGKVTYSFYAISSDENLRFDFTNHDFTVNSKTDYFVEDEYNGQEVMLRKARPYDGTDWALFQTDAKGAIHADPELSGTLKSGTELHCLGYTYGNTFQKFNTKEGLEVLYSKASVAKDNLDNNTIVVSGYGFDHGNSGGPLFVIRDGVAKAIAIVSAGYMNPSTGRDDALGSVVPIKNISNN encoded by the coding sequence ATGTCAAGAGCTACACAATCCTTCAAGACAGGAATGTCTTTTATTGGGGGGGGAGAGGTTCCATCTTATTCATTAGAATATCTTACACCCTCCCCTGGACATCCCGTAGGAAGCCATGAAACTATTGTGGTACCCTATATTGAAATAGGAAGGTCAAGCCAATGTGCAGTTAGACTTTCTGAAGAAGTAGGCACGGTAAGTAGATTTCATGCTTCTTTATTAAGAAGAGGAAAAAATTTTTATATAAACAACCTATCCAGATCAAATCCTACTTTGGTCAATGGCAAACCTATTCAGGAAGAAACGGAGTTGGCCAATGGTGATGAAATACAATTTTCTTATGAAGGGCCCAAAATAAGATTTAATGTTAACCCAGCAGGAGCCACTTCTATGGGTATTACCAAAAGGGTAAACCTGGTAGTGAACCAGGCGGTAAGGCCTTATCGTACTACCGTTTTTTCATTATTAGCCTTGCTCATTATAGGAGCAGGTATCACCATTTTTTTTATTTATCAGCTAAATCAGGAAACGGATACGCTGGCTGTTCAAGCAGAGAAACTGGAAGGTAAAAATGCCTCTCTCTCCGATTCACTTGCCATGACTATCAGAGCGAATGAGGAATTGAAGCAAAAAATTATGGCAGATAAGCAACAGATGGAAACTGAACTACAGGCCACTGTAGCTGAGTTTAAGTCCAAACAACAAAAAGTGGTTCAGGTGGAGATGGTGAAGGCACCTAATCCTGAAGAATTGGTTGCCCAGGCAATTGCAGAGGTAAAAGGGAGTGTTTTTTATATGGGAATCAAAAATGTAAAAGCCGAGATGGAAGGCGAGGTACTTATAGATGAACCCTTTACAGAGAACTGTCATTGTACTGGTTTTCTGCTTAACGATGGCAAGTTTTTAACTGCCCGCCACTGTATTGAGATGTACCTCTACGAATCAAATGAGTTAAACCTGCTGGCAAGCTTAGGGGGTAAAGTAACTTACAGTTTTTATGCAATTTCTTCCGATGAAAACCTCAGGTTTGATTTTACAAATCACGATTTTACTGTAAACAGCAAAACAGATTATTTTGTAGAAGATGAATACAATGGTCAGGAAGTCATGCTTAGAAAAGCCCGGCCTTATGATGGTACAGACTGGGCGCTTTTTCAGACTGACGCCAAGGGGGCTATTCATGCAGATCCCGAATTGTCCGGAACGTTGAAAAGTGGCACTGAACTTCATTGTTTAGGATATACCTATGGCAATACCTTTCAGAAATTTAATACCAAAGAAGGACTGGAGGTTTTGTACAGTAAAGCAAGTGTAGCCAAAGACAATCTGGACAATAATACCATCGTAGTTTCCGGATATGGTTTTGATCATGGAAATTCGGGCGGTCCGTTGTTCGTCATTCGTGATGGAGTAGCCAAAGCAATCGCCATCGTATCAGCCGGATATATGAATCCATCTACAGGTAGAGATGATGCGCTGGGTTCGGTGGTTCCGATCAAGAATATTAGTAATAACTGA
- a CDS encoding FHA domain-containing serine/threonine-protein kinase, which translates to MMSPERIVFQLPQQIHLDGFDLLLKKEIGRGGFGSVYLIAYEGIDYAAKLYRMWEILPDEREDILQRIYQEYQISEKIESPHVVKMLAYQEIYGNPFLIMEFCEGGSLRNVIGKRLSFDEVLKIVKDICLGLHAMHEEGIVHRDIKPENILLKDKEYCITDFGISANLNRRITQTDIRGRAKQVFATAAYSPPEQASGALAYKSIGPTNDIYALGVLLYEILTLGKLPYGSFEAYENDPISYEAKKKNESWDQQSLFAAQAAPLWIDIIQQCLRTKPAERFQNTDEILNVLPTENPPASYPQRHIHNISSCCLEVVEGDQKGLVFFISRLAENKGKKKLTIGRWDKETHYSNDVLINERDKDMTSRFHATLEQFINEDGSEQWLLRDGQWISLDGKMQWNTSTNGTYVNDRSIGKEGVLLLAEDIIKIGRTSLKFSTS; encoded by the coding sequence ATGATGTCTCCTGAAAGAATCGTTTTTCAATTACCCCAACAAATCCATCTGGATGGTTTTGACCTCTTACTAAAAAAAGAAATAGGAAGAGGAGGCTTTGGAAGCGTTTATCTAATAGCATACGAGGGTATTGACTATGCTGCCAAACTTTATCGTATGTGGGAAATCCTACCAGATGAACGAGAGGATATTTTACAAAGAATATACCAGGAGTATCAGATCAGTGAGAAAATAGAGTCGCCTCATGTCGTGAAAATGCTGGCTTACCAGGAAATCTATGGTAACCCTTTTCTGATTATGGAATTTTGTGAGGGCGGAAGTCTGAGAAATGTGATAGGAAAGAGGCTGAGCTTTGATGAAGTTCTGAAAATTGTAAAAGACATCTGCCTGGGTCTGCATGCCATGCATGAAGAAGGAATTGTGCACCGGGATATCAAACCGGAAAATATCTTATTAAAAGATAAAGAATACTGCATCACTGACTTTGGCATTTCTGCCAACCTTAACCGTCGCATTACCCAGACAGACATAAGAGGGCGGGCAAAACAGGTGTTTGCCACTGCGGCTTATTCTCCTCCGGAACAGGCAAGTGGTGCGCTGGCATATAAAAGCATTGGTCCTACCAACGATATCTATGCATTAGGGGTCTTGCTCTATGAGATTCTCACCCTGGGCAAACTTCCTTATGGTTCATTTGAGGCTTATGAAAACGATCCTATCAGCTATGAAGCCAAGAAGAAAAATGAAAGCTGGGATCAGCAAAGCCTCTTTGCTGCGCAGGCTGCCCCCTTGTGGATAGATATCATTCAGCAGTGCCTGAGAACCAAACCTGCTGAGCGATTCCAAAATACCGATGAAATATTGAATGTCTTGCCCACAGAAAACCCACCAGCCAGCTACCCACAAAGACATATCCATAATATATCCTCCTGCTGCCTTGAAGTCGTTGAGGGAGATCAGAAAGGATTGGTATTTTTCATCAGCAGGCTTGCAGAAAATAAGGGGAAGAAAAAACTGACGATCGGCCGATGGGACAAAGAAACTCACTATAGTAATGATGTATTAATTAACGAGCGGGACAAAGATATGACTTCCCGATTCCATGCTACCCTCGAACAATTTATCAATGAAGATGGTAGCGAACAATGGCTTCTCCGCGATGGGCAGTGGATCAGCCTGGATGGAAAGATGCAGTGGAATACTTCTACCAACGGCACTTATGTGAATGATCGTAGTATAGGAAAGGAGGGAGTGCTGTTATTGGCAGAAGATATCATAAAGATTGGGAGAACAAGCCTGAAGTTCAGCACTTCCTAA